From Myotis daubentonii chromosome 7, mMyoDau2.1, whole genome shotgun sequence, a single genomic window includes:
- the WDR33 gene encoding pre-mRNA 3' end processing protein WDR33 isoform X5, which produces MEVKLNLNGNWLLTASRDHLCKLFDIRNLKEELQVFRGHKKEATAVAWHPVHEGLFASGGSDGSLLFWHVGVEKEVGGMEMAHEGMIWSLAWHPLGHILCSGSNDHTSKFWTRNRPGDKMRDRYNLNLLPGMSEDGVEYDDLEPNSLAVIPGMGIPEQLKLAMEQEQMGKDESNEIEMTIPGLDWGMEEVMQKDQKKVPQKKVPYAKPIPAQFQQAWMQNKVPIPAPNEVLNDRKEDIKLEEKKKTQAEIEQEMATLQYTNPQLLEQLKIERLAQKQAEQVQPPPASGTPLLGPQPFPGQGPMSQIPQGFQQPHASQQMPMNMAQMGPPGPQGQFRPPGPQGQMGPQGPPLHQGGGGPQGFMGPQGPQGPPPGLPRPQDIHGPQGVQRHPGPHGPLGLQGPPGPQGTSGPQGHMGPQSLPGPPGPQGHMGPQGPPGAQGMQGPPGPRGMQGPPHPHGIQGGPGSQGIQGPVSQGPLMGLNPRGMQGPPGPRENQGPTPQGMMMGHPPQEMRPHPPSGLLGHGPQEMRGPQEMRGPQEMRGPQEMRGPQEMRGPQEMRGPQEMRAMQGPPPQGSMLGPPQELRGPPGSQGQQGPPQGSLGPPPQGGMQGPPGPQGQQNPARGPHPSQGQMPFQQQKTALLGDGPRAPFNQEGQSTGPPPLIPGLGQQGAQGRIPPLNPGQGPGPNKGDSRGPPNHHMGPLSERRHEPSSGPEHGADRGPFRGGQDCRGPPDRRGPHPDFPDDFSRPDDFHPDKRFGHRLRDFEGRGGPLPQEEKWRRGGPGPPFPPDHREFSEGDGRGAARGPPGAWEGRRPGDERFPRDPEDPRFRGRREESFRRGAPPRHEGRAPPRGRDGFPGPDDFGPEESFDASEEAARGRDLRGRGRGAPRGGRKGLLPTPDEFPRFEGGRKPDSWDGSREPGPGHEHFRDAPRPDHPPHDGHSPASRERSSSLQGMDMASLPPRKRPWHDGPGTSEHREMEPPGGPSEDRGGKGRGGPGPSQRVPKSGRSSSLDGDHHDGYHRDEPFGGPPGSGTPSRGVRSGSNWSRGSNMNSGPPRRGASRGGGRGR; this is translated from the exons ATGGAAGTAAAATTAAATCTCAATGGCAATTGGCTACTCACAGCATCACGTGACCATCTTTGTAAACTTTTTGATATCAGAAACCTGAAAGAAGAGCTTCAAGTCTTCCGAGGTCATAAGAAAGAAGCCACAG CTGTGGCCTGGCATCCTGTTCATGAAGGACTTTTTGCCAGTGGAGGGTCCGATGGCTCTTTGCTCTTCTGGCATGTTGG GGTAGAGAAGGAAGTGGGCGGGATGGAGATGGCCCACGAAGGAATGATCTGGAGTCTGGCGTGGCATCCTCTTGGACATATCCTCTGCTCAGGCTCTAATGACCATACCAG CAAATTCTGGACCCGAAACCGACCAGGTGATAAAATGCGTGATCGCTATAATCTAAACCTATTACCAGGAATGTCAGAAGATGGAGTAGAATATG ATGACCTTGAACCTAATAGCCTGGCAGTAATACCAGGGATGGGAATACCAGAACAACTTAAATTAGCCATGGAACAAGAGCAGATGG GGAAAGATGAGTCAAATGAAATTGAAATGACAATTCCAGGTTTAGATTGGGGAATGGAGGAAGTGATGCAAAAGGATCAGAAAAAAGTACCTCAGAAGAAAGTTCCTTATGCAAAACCTATCCCCGCTCAGTTCCAGCAG GCTTGGATGCAAAATAAAGTTCCAATTCCTGCCCCAAACGAGGTACTGAATGACAGAAAAGAGGACATTAAattggaagagaagaaaaaaacgcAAGCAGAAATTGAGCAAGAAATGGCCACATTACAGTATACTAACCCACAGCTTCTAGAG caaCTTAAAATAGAAAGGCTTGCACAAAAACAGGCTGAGCAAGTtcagcctcctcctgcatctGGTACCCCTCTTCTTGGACCCCAGCCCTTTCCAGGACAAGGTCCAATGTCTCAGATTCCTCAAGGTTTTCAACAGCCCCATGCATCTCAGCAGATGCCAATGAACATGGCTCAAATGGGGCCTCCAGGTCCACAGGGACAGTTCAGACCCCCTGGGCCCCAGGGACAAATGGGACCACAAGGCCCTCCATTGCATCAGGGAGGTGGAGGGCCGCAAGGATTCATGGGACCGCAAGGGCCCCAGGGCCCACCCCCAGGGTTGCCGAGGCCTCAGGACATACATGGCCCCCAAGGAGTGCAAAGGCATCCTGGACCTCATGGCCCTTTGGGGCTTCAAGGGccacctgggccccaggggaCGTCTGGTCCTCAAGGCCACATGGGTCCTCAGAGCCTGCCTGGCCCCCCTGGGCCCCAGGGGCATATGGGCCCTCAGGGGCCTCCAGGTGCTCAAGGTATGCAGGGGCCCCCTGGTCCCAGAGGAATGCAAGGACCTCCTCATCCTCATGGAATACAAGGCGGGCCCGGGTCTCAGGGGATCCAAGGTCCCGTGTCTCAGGGACCTCTGATGGGACTGAATCCAAGAGGAATGCAGGGTCCTCCAGGCCCTCGAGAGAACCAGGGTCCTACTCCCCAAGGCATGATGATGGGCCACCCGCCTCAAGAGATGAGACCTCACCCTCCAAGTGGACTACTGGGACATGGCCCCCAGGAGATGCGCGGCCCCCAGGAGATGCGCGGCCCCCAGGAGATGCGAGGACCCCAGGAGATGCGAGGCCCCCAGGAGATGCGCGGCCCCCAGGAGATGCGCGGCCCCCAGGAGATGCGCGCCATGCAGGGGCCTCCACCTCAAGGGTCGATGCTGGGCCCTCCCCAGGAGTTGCGAGGGCCACCAGGCTCACAAGGACAGCAGGGGCCGCCCCAGGGCTCTCTGGGGCCTCCACCCCAAGGTGGCATGCAGGGGCCCCCTGGGCCTCAGGGACAGCAGAACCCTGCCCGCGGGCCACATCCGTCTCAAGGGCAAATGCCATTCCAGCAGCAGAAAACAGCTCTACTGGGCGATGGGCCCCGGGCCCCCTTCAATCAG GAAGGACAGAGCACAGGCCCCCCACCCCTGATCCCAGGCCTAGGGCAGCAGGGAGCACAAGGCCGCATCCCCCCTCTTAACCCTGGACAAGGACCTGGCCCTAACAAAG GTGACTCCCGGGGCCCTCCGAACCACCACATGGGCCCGCTGTCCGAGAGGCGGCACGAGCCGAGCAGCGGCCCCGAGCACGGCGCCGACAGGGGGCCGTTCCGGGGCGGCCAGGACTGCAGGGGTCCCCCTGATCGACGCGGCCCTCACCCCGACTTTCCTGACGACTTCAGCAGGCCAGATGACTTCCACCCTGACAAGCGCTTTGGCCACCGATTACGTGATTTTGAGGGGCGAGGAGGACCTTTACCACAAGAAGAGAAGTGGAGGCGAGGGGGGCCCgggcctccctttcctcctgATCACAGGGAGTTCAGCGAGGGGGATGGCCGGGGCGCAGCCCGGGGCCCGCCAGGGGCATGGGAAGGCCGCAGACCTGGAGATGAGCGATTCCCCCGGGACCCCGAGGACCCACGTTTTCGAGGGCGCAGAGAAGAAAG TTTCAGAAGAGGAGCCCCCCCGAGACACGAAGGCCGGGCTCCCCCCCGAGGAAGGGATGGCTTTCCTGGTCCTGATGACTTCGGTCCAGAGGAGAGCTTTGATGCTTCTGAGGAAGCCGCCCGTGGAAGAGACCTCCGGGGCAGAGGTCGGGGTGCCCCACGAG GAGGAAGGAAGGGTTTGCTTCCCACTCCTGATGAATTCCCTCGCTTTGAAGGAGGTCGGAAACCAGACTCCTGGGATGGAAGTCGAGAGCCAG GGCCAGGTCATGAACATTTCCGTGATGCTCCCCGCCCGGACCATCCCCCTCACGACGGTCATTCCCCAGCTAGCAGAGAGCGTTCTTCTTCTCTCCAAGGCATGGACATGGCATCCCTGCCACCTCGAAAGCGCCCCTGGCATGATGGGCCAGGGACCTCTGAGCATAGAGAAATGGAACCCCCCGGGGGTCCTTCTGAAGATCGAGGAGGCAAAG